TCTCAGTGTCCTCATCTGCAAACGAGGGTGACAGTGCCGCCAACTTCAAGAGGGGGGTTGTGAGGAGACGACTGTGCTCCTGTTGCCCTGCCTCCCCCCAGCTTTACAAATAGGGGACCCGAGTCACAGGGAGGAGGGGCCCAGCCACACCCGGGGATTCTGGCCCCTCTGTCCTGTTTAACGTTTGACCCCTCCTTTTCTCTCCTCCCTACTCTGCTTCATCCACCCCATCACCCACCACCTCGGCCTCCCTTCTGCCAGGAAAGCCAAGACAATGGGCAGGTGCAGCAGGTacgtgggcggggtgggggtgcaggcgGGCTCCTGTCCCCGGAGcaggggcaggcagggaggaGGCCTTCCCAGTCACGATTCCTTAGTGTGACAGAAAACAGTGCCAACAGGTTAAGGAAAACTAAAGACGACATTAATTCATGAACCTGAGAACTGGCTTCAGGTGCGGCTGGATCTAGGCTCATCTCCATGTCCTGGTTCTAGTTACCTTTCATTCCTAGCCCTGCTGTCTAGCACAGCTTGGGGTAGGGAGACCAGCCTCATAGATGACCACTTCCCTGATGGCTCCAGTCAGAGCCCCTGGGGGCTGAGTCTCCCCAGGCATGTCTGTCTCTCCAGCTGACCCCTGTGCCCAGGGCAGTGGGATGCTCCACGTGGGCATGCTCCCATGTGGTGGAGAGAGAAAATGCAGGGGCGGGCCAATGGaccaagaaaaccaaaccaaagtacctgccatggagttgatgcagcTCAtgggagaccctacaggacagagtaggactgccctgtgCCGTTCCGAGACCGCAGCTctctacgggagcagagagccccgcAGCCCAGTGTAAccacaacgccaccagggctccaacctcAGAGCCCATCAGTGTTTGCCCAGAGCTTCCACCTGCctccacccccagctgaccccgctTGCCCTGCCTCCAGGACCCCCAGTATCAGGCTCTGCGAGGCCGGGGCCGGGAGATCCGGAAACAGCTGACCCCCTTGTACTCCAAGGAGGCCCAgctcaaggagcagttctacctgcgAGCGCTCAGGCTGCCCAACCAGACCCACCCCGACGTGGTGAGTGCCAAGCGGGCATCGGGGAGGCCGGCCACCTGGTGACACCATCCCCGTGACGCCCGCTCTCTCCTTGCAGCCGGTCGGGGATGAAAGCCAGGCCCGGGTGCTCCACGTCGTTGGAGACAAACCAGGTGGGCCACCGCCCAGGGGTGGGAGGCGGACATGCCCAGTGACCCctgctggtgggggaggggcctGCAGTCTCCTGCCCTCTGGCCTCTCGCTGCCCCTGAGGAGCAGCCCTGGGCCTTTGTTCcgtctctccctctgtctctctccattGGGCTTTCCTGCCCTTCTCTTCTGGGGGCACatgcacatgtgtgcacacaAATGTGTGTGCATGGGTGTTGGCGGTGAGCGTGCACATGGGGGAGCCTGTGTTTGATCCAATTTCCACCGTATTcatctctgtctctgtgtctctgtctctgcctttctgtttcccccttctccctacctGCTCTCCTCTCTCTGGTTCCTTCTCTGTTTTTCTTCACATTCCCTCTCAGGCTTCCTCCTCATTTCGGATCTGGAATCCCATCTTCCACTGCCCCTTGGGTCCCCATGCCTCTCGGCTGGTTCTTTTCAGCGTCGCCATGTGTGTTTTCCGTTGGGAATTACATAACACGTGCCCCTCGTTCCTTGTTCACCTCCAGCTTTCTCCTTCCACCCCCGGGGTCACCTGGAAATCGGCGAGAAGTTGGGCATCATCCGGCAGAAGTgagcccctctcccaccctccctgccctGACAGCTGGCACCCAGCTCCTGCCTCGGGCTCTGCGTGGGGTGTGCAGCCGCAGAACCGCACCCTGGCATGAATATTTGATGCCCCGGCCCTGCCTCACAGCTGGGCCTCCACCCCTGGGTGTTGAGTCCCTgtccctcctcccactccccctgCCACCTGCCCCACCATGCACCCACCTGTCCGCCTGTCTCTCCCAGGCGCCTGTCCCACGTGTCTGGACACCGCTCCTATTACCTGTGCGGGGCCGGGGCGCTCTTGCAGCACGGCCTGGTTAACTTCACGCTCAGCAAACTCGTGGGCCAGGTGCGGGCCAGGAGGGGCAGGCAGCTGGGGGGATGAGGGGTGCTCTTGGTACTGGCTCTAGTACTGGGTGTGTTACTGGCAAGTCTGATTCTTAAACCAGCCTCACTGGACAGCTGACCTTGTCACCACCGTAGAGATGGGGACACGGGAGTAGCAGGAGAGTGGGCAAGGGCGAGGCCACAGCGAGTGGGCAGCCAGCCCATGCCCACTTCTGAGCCACAGCAGGACACTGCCTGTGTGCGTTTCAGGGTGTTTGGGTAGCAGGGCTAatccccaggcccagggccctTGTGAGGGCTGCCCTGGGGAGCCATGGACGGCCGTGCTCTCTCTGGGGTGAGCTGGGGCAACCTTGGGGAACAGCAGACAGGGATGTCATCGGGAGGGATACAGGGCCCTGCCTTGCTTCCCCTTGAGGGGTTGACATGTGAGGGGACagggagtccttggtgctccacagTGCCCCTTCTACAGGCCTGAGAATGATCTTGCCCCTGCTCCTCCCCTGACCTTCTCCCCCCCACAGGGCTTCACCCCCATGACGGTGCCAGACCTCCTGCGAGGAGCCGTGTTTGTGAGTGAAGCGCTGCTGCCCTCCCGCCCTTGCTGGGAGGGGGGGTTGGTTCCTGAGACCagacgtggggtgggggggttgtcaGAGGCCGGAGCCATTTAGCCCTTTCAGGGGCCCATGagtccctgaccctgacccttgccacAGGAAGGCTGTGGGATGACCCCGAATGCCAGCCCTTCTCAGATTTACAACATCGACCCCTCCCGATTCGAGGACCTCCACCTGGCCGGGACAGCAGAGGTGGGGCTTGCAGGTGAGCAGTGCCGGGGCCATGGGGACCAGCGCTGCGCCCTTCCCGGGATGGGGGATTGTGGGAAGACAGCTGGGGGGACTGGGACTCCCTGCCCAGGGCAGTTCCGCAGCTTCAGGGCCAACCCAGACAGCTCTGTGAGTTGTCTACTGCAGACCGAGGGGCTGCCTTCTGCTTCCCACAGCGACAGACCCCAGCtgaccccgccccgccccctttctcctcccaggcTACTTCATGGACCACACCGTGGCCTCCAGGGACCTGCCAGTAAGGTGACATCGAGCTCCCTAAGACCTAGGTCCACCAATGGTTCTCTCATCCGCTCCCCCGcctagctcccccctccctcccacaggaTGGTATGTTCCAGCACCTGCTACCGCGCTGAGACGGACACAGCAAAGGACCCCCGGGGGCTGTACCGCGTGCACCACTTCACCAAGGTTGGTataccctgggagggggcaggggccaCCCCAACAGTCCAGGACCCCTGACCCCTGCACCCCTGTGCCACCCTGCCCAGGTGGAGATGTTTGGGGTGACTGGTCCTGGACTGGAACAGAGCGCGCAGCTGCTGGAGCACTTCCTGTCGCTTCAGATGGAAATCCTGACGGAGCTGGGCTTGCACTTCcggtgtggagagggaggggaaaggcgGGGGCAGGGCCAGCTAGGTGTAAACTGTCCACCCCTTCTGGAACCACCTCCCTGCCCCACACCCACCACGGAgcttgcggggggtggggggtgtatgacagcctcagctctctcctgGGGACCCCTTGTCGGCTTGGAACTGCCAGccgtgtggttggcagcccaacgcctCCCCGCcatccccaccagggctccacaaaggATAAGGGCGTCCCACTGCTGGACACGGAGCTCACCCCTCCTGCTGCCCCTTCCCGATCCCTGGGTGTTCCCTTCATGTGCACTGCCCCCATgtggggagggctggggagggagccAGCTTCCCTGTGAGGGAGTAGCCCATCAACAACGACCGAGATGAGGGAGGTGGCCCTTTTCTGTGCCGCCCAGCACCAAGCTTGGCGCTCTCAGGGAGCCAAGAATGGCCCTGAGAGCTGGTTGCCCCAGCCACATGCCCTTTTACCTCTTGCCTGTTACCCCCTCCTCACTGGTGTGCACTGCCaagtctgggagaaagatggggctttccactcccctcaAGAGTCccaggctgttctaccctgtccctgtGCGTTAGAACCACCCGATCCAGGGCAGCACATTTGGGCCTTGCCCGCTTTGCTGCTTCCCCCTGCTCTTCATCACCTCCATTTCTGCCTGTCTCCTCCCCCTCGACTTCCCCTATCACCTGGCCTGACAGGGTCCTGGACATGCCCACTCAGGAGCTGGGCCTGCCCGCCTACCGCAAGTTTGACATCGAAGCCTGGATGCCAGGCCGCGGGTGCTACGGAGAGGTGAGCCCCTGTCTCCAGGACCCCAGGCAGGGGGCTGCACACAGGCCCAGGAGAGAGGCCGGGACAGCCCCCACAGCTGGACCTTTGACCCCCACCACTCCCAGGTCACTAGTGCATCCAATTGCACGGACTTCCAGAGCCGCCGGCTGCACATCATGTTCCAGGCGGAAGAGGCTGGGGATCTGTGCTTTGCCCACACGGTGAGGGATgcaccccctcacccaccccctgcCTA
The sequence above is drawn from the Tenrec ecaudatus isolate mTenEca1 chromosome 18, mTenEca1.hap1, whole genome shotgun sequence genome and encodes:
- the SARS2 gene encoding serine--tRNA ligase, mitochondrial gives rise to the protein MAASIARRLWPWLAGRGLWSRAGRACPENQKRNFATEKQDRNLLYEHAREGYSALPQLDMERLCACPEAAARALEFRKGELRPDDLPAIISAWQELRKLQEQIRDLEEEKGAVAEAVRELLESQDNGQVQQDPQYQALRGRGREIRKQLTPLYSKEAQLKEQFYLRALRLPNQTHPDVPVGDESQARVLHVVGDKPAFSFHPRGHLEIGEKLGIIRQKRLSHVSGHRSYYLCGAGALLQHGLVNFTLSKLVGQGFTPMTVPDLLRGAVFEGCGMTPNASPSQIYNIDPSRFEDLHLAGTAEVGLAGYFMDHTVASRDLPVRMVCSSTCYRAETDTAKDPRGLYRVHHFTKVEMFGVTGPGLEQSAQLLEHFLSLQMEILTELGLHFRVLDMPTQELGLPAYRKFDIEAWMPGRGCYGEVTSASNCTDFQSRRLHIMFQAEEAGDLCFAHTVNATACAVPRLLIAILETFQQKDGSVLVPPALQPYLGIDRITAPTHPLLQYIGPNQPRKPTHPGSRA